In the Populus trichocarpa isolate Nisqually-1 chromosome 1, P.trichocarpa_v4.1, whole genome shotgun sequence genome, one interval contains:
- the LOC18094356 gene encoding cytochrome P450 714C3, with amino-acid sequence MNSVLNSVNDFVSSKSTKEYAKKELNAILWVALITITVFSLEKVFKLFRLWSKASQIPGPPCNSFFGHGNLGSRENFIDLLSVSHDKYGSVFKLWLGPTQLLVSIKDPALIKEMLLKAEDKLPFIGKAFRLAFGRSSLFFCSYDQAQKRRESLALELNGKMLGRANVIPKNVVDCIMERVDAIMSKGSVDCKSVSQHMAFTILGTALFGDTFLAWSKATFYEELLMMIAKDASFWASYRVTPFWKRGFWRYQSLCTKLKCLTLDIVQQCGKNYGLFSHMDQNSHIGIEKVGIKAASGAPPSNGVEMQDKLFSPELDGHLNEREEPCGNIMGVMFHGCIATASLIGSILERLVTDVEMQDKIYSEIIKVKQGSVKEDQNVEKMLLLLATIYESARLLPAGPLLQRCSLKDDLIFKSGVVIPAGAVLVVPAQLLQMDDSSWGSDASKFNPYRFLSKAGKDSDLVQDTSFTEEAVDPIQCSFILNDPNDNAAFLPFGSGMRACVGQKFAIHGVATLFASLLQRYEVRLDPQLANNPKSTTGPQIVFVRRNS; translated from the exons ATGAATTCTGTTTTGAACTCAGTTAATGATTTCGTTTCCTCGAAATCGACTAAAGAGTATGCGAAGAAGGAACTCAATGCGATTCTATGGGTTGCGTTGATTACGATTACTGTTTTCTCGCTTGAAAAGGTTTTTAAGCTCTTTAGATTGTGGTCTAAAGCTAGTCAGATCCCCGGTCCGCCTTGCAACTCCTTTTTCGGACATGGGAACCTCGGTTCTCGCGAGAATTTCATCG ATCTTTTATCGGTGTCGCATGATAAATATGGATCAGTTTTCAAGTTGTGGCTAGGACCAACTCAGCTTTTGGTATCTATAAAAGATCCAGCCCTAATCAAAGAGATGCTTTTGAAGGCTGAAGATAAATTGCCTTTCATTGGGAAGGCATTTCGTTTGGCCTTTGGACGATCAAGTCTCTTCTTCTGTTCGTATGACCAG GCACAAAAGAGAAGAGAATCACTGGCATTGGAATTGAATGGTAAAATGCTTGGAAGAGCAAATGTAATCCCTAAAAATGTTGTGGACTGTATCATGGAAAGAGTAGATGCTATTATGAGCAAAGGAAGTGTTGATTGTAAATCAGTTTCACAGCATATGGCTTTTACCATTTTGGGGACCGCGCTTTTTGGGGATACATTCCTGGCTTGGTCCAAGGCAACTTTTTATGAGGAGCTTCTGATGATGATTGCTAAAGATGCTTCCTTTTGGGCTTCATATAGAGTTACGCCTTTCTGGAAACGGGGATTTTGGAGGTACCAGTCATTGTGCACAAAGTTGAAATGCTTAACTCTTGACATTGTTCAACAGTGTGGCAAAAATTATGGACTATTTTCCCATATGGATCAAAACTCTCACATTGGAATAGAAAAGGTTGGAATAAAGGCTGCATCTGGTGCACCACCTTCTAATGGTGTTGAGATGCAAGATAAATTATTCTCACCGGAGCTTGATGGCCATCTTAATGAAAGAGAAGAACCATGTGGAAACATTATGGGTGTGATGTTTCATGGATGCATAGCCACGGCAAGTTTGATTGGTAGTATCCTGGAGAGGCTTGTTACAGATGTGGAGATGCAGGATAAG ATATACTCTGAGATAATAAAGGTAAAGCAGGGGTCTGTGAAAGAAGATCAAAATGTTGAGAAGATGCTTTTGTTATTGGCAACTATTTATGAATCAGCCCGTCTTCTGCCAGCAGGACCGTTGCTGCAGAGGTGCTCTTTGAAAGATG atttgatttttaaaagcgGTGTAGTCATACCAGCTGGAGCAGTACTTGTTGTGCCTGCACAGTTGCTGCAGATGGATGATTCTAGTTGGGGCAGTGATGCTAGCAAATTTAATCCATATCGATTTTTGTCAAAAGCCGGAAAGGATTCTGATTTGGTGCAGGATACATCATTTACAG AAGAAGCTGTGGATCCAATTCAGTGTTCATTCATTTTGAATGATCCAAATGATAATGCAGCGTTTCTTCCCTTTGGTTCTGGTATGCGGGCCTGTGTGGGTCAGAAATTTGCAATCCATGGAGTTGCCACTTTGTTTGCTTCATTGCTTCAACGTTATGAG GTAAGGCTCGATCCTCAGTTAGCAAACAACCCTAAATCAACAACTGGACCACAGATAGTGTTCGTGAGAAGAAACAgctga